In a single window of the Lagenorhynchus albirostris chromosome 19, mLagAlb1.1, whole genome shotgun sequence genome:
- the FKRP gene encoding ribitol 5-phosphate transferase FKRP, with product MRLTRCQAALAAAITLNLLVLFYVSWLQHQPRYSPARGSRRGSASGPRVTILVREFEAFDNAVPELVDSFLQQDPAQPVVVAADTLPYPPLALPRIPSVRLALLQPALDRPAAASRPETYVATEYVALVPDGARAEAPGQLKRMAEVLRAGGARLVAAPVASANPARCLALNVSLREWTARYGPAPSAPRCDALDGDAVVLLRARDLFNLSAPLARPVGTGLFLQTALRGWTVQLLDLPFARARQPPLTTAHARWKAEREGRARRAALLRALGIRLVSWEGGRLEWFGCNKETPRCFGTVVGDTPAYLYEERWTPPCCLRALRETARYVVGVLEAAGVRYWLEGGSLLGAARHGDIIPWDYDVDLGIYLEDVGNCEQLRGAEAGSVVDERGFVWEKAVEGDFFRVQYSESNHLHVDLWPFYPRNGVMTKDTWLDHRQDVEFPEHFLQPLVPLPFAGFVAQAPNNYRRFLELKFGPGVIENPEYPNPALLSLAGSS from the coding sequence ATGCGGCTCACCCGCTGCCAGGCTGCTCTGGCAGCCGCCATCACCCTCAACCTCTTGGTCCTGTTCTATGTCTCGTGGCTGCAGCACCAGCCCAGGTACTCCCCGGCCAGGGGCTCCCGCCGTGGATCTGCCTCCGGCCCCCGGGTCACCATCTTGGTGCGGGAGTTCGAGGCCTTTGACAACGCGGTGCCAGAGCTGGTGGACTCCTTCCTGCAGCAGGACCCAGCCCAGCCGGTGGTGGTGGCAGCCGATACGCTCCCCTACCCGCCTCTCGCCCTGCCCCGCATCCCCAGCGTTCGCCTGGCGCTGCTCCAGCCCGCCCTGGACCGGCCCGCTGCAGCCTCGCGCCCTGAGACCTACGTGGCCACCGAGTACGTGGCCCTGGTGCCTGACGGGGCGAGGGCCGAGGCACCGGGCCAGCTGAAGCGCATGGCTGAGGTGCTGCGAGCGGGAGGCGCACGCCtggtggccgctcccgttgcttCGGCCAACCCTGCCCGGTGCCTGGCCCTGAACGTCAGCCTGCGGGAGTGGACGGCGCGCTACGGCCCGGCACCCTCCGCACCCCGCTGCGACGCCCTGGACGGGGACGCCGTGGTTCTCCTGCGCGCCCGCGACCTCTTCAACCTCTCGGCGCCCCTGGCCCGGCCCGTGGGCACCGGCCTCTTCCTGCAGACCGCCCTCCGCGGCTGGACGGTGCAGCTGCTGGACCTGCCCTTCGCCAGGGCGCGCCAGCCCCCGCTGACCACGGCCCACGCGCGCTGGAAGGCGGAGCGCGAGGGGCGGGCGCGGCGGGCGGCGCTGCTGCGGGCGCTGGGCATCCGCCTGGTGAGCTGGGAGGGCGGGCGGCTCGAGTGGTTCGGATGCAACAAGGAGACCCCGCGCTGCTTCGGGACAGTGGTGGGCGACACGCCGGCCTACCTGTACGAGGAGCGCTGGACACCCCCGTGCTGCCTGCGTGCGCTGCGCGAGACGGCCCGCTACGTGGTGGGCGTGCTGGAGGCGGCCGGCGTGCGCTACTGGCTGGAGGGTGGCTCGCTGCTGGGGGCGGCCCGCCACGGGGACATTATCCCGTGGGACTACGACGTGGACCTGGGCATCTACCTGGAGGACGTGGGCAACTGCGAGCAGCTGCGGGGTGCCGAGGCGGGCTCGGTGGTGGATGAGCGCGGCTTCGTGTGGGAGAAGGCTGTGGAGGGCGACTTCTTCCGCGTGCAGTACAGCGAGAGCAACCACCTGCACGTGGACCTGTGGCCCTTCTACCCTCGAAACGGGGTCATGACGAAGGACACGTGGCTGGACCACCGGCAGGATGTCGAGTTCCCCGAACACTTCCTGCAGCCTCTCGTGCCCC
- the STRN4 gene encoding striatin-4 isoform X2: MMEERAAAAVAAAASSCRPLGSGAGPGPTGAAPVSAPAPGPGPAAKGGGGGGSPGPTAGPEPLSLPGILHFIQHEWARFEAEKARWEAERAELQAQVAFLQGERKGQENLKTDLVRRIKMLEYALKQERAKYHKLKFGTDLNQGEKKPELSEQVSNGPVESVTLENSPLVWKEGRQLLRQYLEEVGYTDTILDMRSKRVRSLLGRSLELNGAMEPSEGGPRATPGPGGLSGGESLLVKQIEEQIKRNAAGKDGKERLGGSVLEQIPFLQSCEDEDSDEDDELDSVQHKKQRVKLPSKALVPEMEDEDEEDDSEDAINEFDFLGSGEDGEGSPDPRRCAGEGTHHELETRRVKLQGILADLRDVDGLPPKVTGPPPGTPQPRPHEGSFGFSSDVFIMDTIGGGEVSLGDLADLTVTNDNDLSCDLSDSKDAFKKTWNPKFTLRSHYDGIRSLAFHHSQSALLTASEDGTLKLWNLQKAVTAKKNAALDVEPIHAFRAHRGPVLAVAMGSHSEYCYSGGADARIHSWKIPDLNMDPYDGYDPSVLSHVLEGHRDAVWGLAFSPTSQRLASCSADGTVRIWDPSSSSPTCLCTFPTASDHGTPTSVAFTSTEPAHIVASFRSGDTVLYDLEAGSALLTLDSRGNSGPTQINQVVSHPSQPLTITAHDDRGIRFLDNRTGRSVHSMVAHLDAVTCLAVDPNGVFLMSGMQDTVGAQ; encoded by the exons ATGATGGAGGAGCGAGCGGCCGCCGcggtcgccgccgccgcctcctcctgcCGTCCGCTCGGCTCCGGCGCGGGCCCCGGCCCGACGGGGGCGGCCCCGGTTTCTGCCCCCGCCCCCGGTCCCGGCCCGGCTGCTAAGGGAGGCGGCGGTGGAGGGAGCCCCGGCCCCACGGCGGGACCGGAGCCCCTGAGCCTGCCCGGGATCCTACACTTTATCCAGCACGAGTGGGCGCGCTTCGAAGCGGAGAAGGCCCGCTGGGAGGCCGAGCGCGCCGAGTTGCAG GCTCAGGTGGCCTTCCtccagggagaaaggaaggggcaaGAGAATCTCAAGACAGACCTGGTGCGGCGGATCAAGATGTTAGAATATGCACTGAAGCAGGAAAG GGCCAAATATCATAAATTGAAATTCGGGACAGACCTGAACCAGGGGGAGAAGAAACCAGAACTGTCGGAACAAG TCTCCAATGGCCCGGTGGAGTCGGTCACCCTGGAGAACAGCCCGCTGGTGTGGAAAGAGGGGCGGCAGCTTCTCCGACA GTACCTGGAAGAGGTGGGCTACACCGACACCATCCTGGACATGCGGTCCAAGCGCGTGCGCTCTTTACTGGGCCGCTCGTTGGAGCTCAACGGGGCCATGGAGCCCAGCGAAGGGGGCCCCAGGGCCACGCCGGGCCCCGGGGGACTCAGCGGTGGCGAGTCGCTGCTGGTGAAACAGATCGAGGAGCAGATCAAGAG GAATGCGGCCGGCAAAGACGGCAAAGAGCGCTTGGGTGGCTCAGTGCTGGAGCAGATTCCCTTCCTGCAGAGCTGCGAGGATGAGGACAGCGATGAGGACGATGAGCTGGACAGCGTGCAGCACAAGAAGCAGCGCGTGAAG CTGCCATCCAAGGCCCTGGTTCCTGAAATGGAGGATGAAGACGAGGAAGATGACTCAGAGGATGCCATCAACGAATTTGATTTCCTGGGCTCAGGAGAGGACGGAGAGGGCTCTCCAGACCCCCGGCGATGCGCCGGAGAGGGGACCCACCATGAACTGG AAACCCGGCGGGTCAAACTCCAGGGAATTTTGGCCGACCTTCGGGATGTGGATGGGCTGCCACCCAAAGTGACCGGCCCACCTCCCGGCACACCCCAGCCCCGGCCCCACGAAG GTTCCTTTGGCTTCTCCTCAGACGTTTTCATCATGGACACTATCGGGGGCGGGGAGGTGAGCCTGGGGGACTTGGCAGATCTCACCGTCACCAACGACAACGACCTCAGCTGTGAT ctgtcTGACAGCAAGGATGCCTTTAAGAAGACCTGGAACCCCAAATTCACCCTCCGCTCCCACTACGACGGCATCCGCTCCCTGGCTTTCCATCACAGCCAGTCGGCTTTGCTCACTGCTTCCGAGGACGGCACGCTCAAGCTCTGGAACCTGCAGAAGGCGGTCACGGCCAAGAA GAATGCTGCGCTAGACGTGGAACCTATCCATGCTTTCCGGGCTCACAG GGGCCCCGTGTTGGCAGTAGCCATGGGCAGCCACAGTGAATACTGTTACAGCGGTGGGGCAGATGCCCGCATCCATAGCTGGAAGATTCCAGACCTCAACATGGATCCGTACGACGGTTACG ACCCGAGCGTGTTGAGCCACGTCCTGGAGGGCCACAGGGATGCAGTGTGGGGCCTGGCCTTCAGTCCCACCTCCCAGCGCCTGGCCTCCTGCTCTGCCGACGGCACCGTCCGCATCTGGGaccccagcagcagcagcccaACCTGCCTCTGTACCTTCCCCACAGCGAGCG ATCATGGGACCCCCACCTCAGTGGCCTTCACCAGCACCGAGCCTGCCCACATTGTGGCCTCCTTCCGCTCTGGCGACACCGTCCTGTATGACCTGGAGGCTGGCAGTGCCCTCCTCACACTGGACTCCCGGGGAAACAGCG GCCCAACCCAGATCAACCAGGTGGTGAGTCATCCAAGCCAGCCCCTCACCATCACCGCCCATGACGACAGAGGCATCCGCTTCCTGGACAACCGGACAG GGAGATCCGTGCACTCCATGGTTGCCCACCTGGATGCAGTCACCTGCCTAGCCGTGGACCCCAATGGCGTATTCCTGATGTCAGGAA TGCaggacacagtaggtgctcagtga
- the STRN4 gene encoding striatin-4 isoform X1, producing MMEERAAAAVAAAASSCRPLGSGAGPGPTGAAPVSAPAPGPGPAAKGGGGGGSPGPTAGPEPLSLPGILHFIQHEWARFEAEKARWEAERAELQAQVAFLQGERKGQENLKTDLVRRIKMLEYALKQERAKYHKLKFGTDLNQGEKKPELSEQVSNGPVESVTLENSPLVWKEGRQLLRQYLEEVGYTDTILDMRSKRVRSLLGRSLELNGAMEPSEGGPRATPGPGGLSGGESLLVKQIEEQIKRNAAGKDGKERLGGSVLEQIPFLQSCEDEDSDEDDELDSVQHKKQRVKLPSKALVPEMEDEDEEDDSEDAINEFDFLGSGEDGEGSPDPRRCAGEGTHHELETRRVKLQGILADLRDVDGLPPKVTGPPPGTPQPRPHEGSFGFSSDVFIMDTIGGGEVSLGDLADLTVTNDNDLSCDLSDSKDAFKKTWNPKFTLRSHYDGIRSLAFHHSQSALLTASEDGTLKLWNLQKAVTAKKNAALDVEPIHAFRAHRGPVLAVAMGSHSEYCYSGGADARIHSWKIPDLNMDPYDGYDPSVLSHVLEGHRDAVWGLAFSPTSQRLASCSADGTVRIWDPSSSSPTCLCTFPTASDHGTPTSVAFTSTEPAHIVASFRSGDTVLYDLEAGSALLTLDSRGNSGPTQINQVVSHPSQPLTITAHDDRGIRFLDNRTGRSVHSMVAHLDAVTCLAVDPNGVFLMSGSHDCSLRLWSLDNKTCVQEITAHRKKHEEAIHAVACHPSKALIASAGADALAKVFV from the exons ATGATGGAGGAGCGAGCGGCCGCCGcggtcgccgccgccgcctcctcctgcCGTCCGCTCGGCTCCGGCGCGGGCCCCGGCCCGACGGGGGCGGCCCCGGTTTCTGCCCCCGCCCCCGGTCCCGGCCCGGCTGCTAAGGGAGGCGGCGGTGGAGGGAGCCCCGGCCCCACGGCGGGACCGGAGCCCCTGAGCCTGCCCGGGATCCTACACTTTATCCAGCACGAGTGGGCGCGCTTCGAAGCGGAGAAGGCCCGCTGGGAGGCCGAGCGCGCCGAGTTGCAG GCTCAGGTGGCCTTCCtccagggagaaaggaaggggcaaGAGAATCTCAAGACAGACCTGGTGCGGCGGATCAAGATGTTAGAATATGCACTGAAGCAGGAAAG GGCCAAATATCATAAATTGAAATTCGGGACAGACCTGAACCAGGGGGAGAAGAAACCAGAACTGTCGGAACAAG TCTCCAATGGCCCGGTGGAGTCGGTCACCCTGGAGAACAGCCCGCTGGTGTGGAAAGAGGGGCGGCAGCTTCTCCGACA GTACCTGGAAGAGGTGGGCTACACCGACACCATCCTGGACATGCGGTCCAAGCGCGTGCGCTCTTTACTGGGCCGCTCGTTGGAGCTCAACGGGGCCATGGAGCCCAGCGAAGGGGGCCCCAGGGCCACGCCGGGCCCCGGGGGACTCAGCGGTGGCGAGTCGCTGCTGGTGAAACAGATCGAGGAGCAGATCAAGAG GAATGCGGCCGGCAAAGACGGCAAAGAGCGCTTGGGTGGCTCAGTGCTGGAGCAGATTCCCTTCCTGCAGAGCTGCGAGGATGAGGACAGCGATGAGGACGATGAGCTGGACAGCGTGCAGCACAAGAAGCAGCGCGTGAAG CTGCCATCCAAGGCCCTGGTTCCTGAAATGGAGGATGAAGACGAGGAAGATGACTCAGAGGATGCCATCAACGAATTTGATTTCCTGGGCTCAGGAGAGGACGGAGAGGGCTCTCCAGACCCCCGGCGATGCGCCGGAGAGGGGACCCACCATGAACTGG AAACCCGGCGGGTCAAACTCCAGGGAATTTTGGCCGACCTTCGGGATGTGGATGGGCTGCCACCCAAAGTGACCGGCCCACCTCCCGGCACACCCCAGCCCCGGCCCCACGAAG GTTCCTTTGGCTTCTCCTCAGACGTTTTCATCATGGACACTATCGGGGGCGGGGAGGTGAGCCTGGGGGACTTGGCAGATCTCACCGTCACCAACGACAACGACCTCAGCTGTGAT ctgtcTGACAGCAAGGATGCCTTTAAGAAGACCTGGAACCCCAAATTCACCCTCCGCTCCCACTACGACGGCATCCGCTCCCTGGCTTTCCATCACAGCCAGTCGGCTTTGCTCACTGCTTCCGAGGACGGCACGCTCAAGCTCTGGAACCTGCAGAAGGCGGTCACGGCCAAGAA GAATGCTGCGCTAGACGTGGAACCTATCCATGCTTTCCGGGCTCACAG GGGCCCCGTGTTGGCAGTAGCCATGGGCAGCCACAGTGAATACTGTTACAGCGGTGGGGCAGATGCCCGCATCCATAGCTGGAAGATTCCAGACCTCAACATGGATCCGTACGACGGTTACG ACCCGAGCGTGTTGAGCCACGTCCTGGAGGGCCACAGGGATGCAGTGTGGGGCCTGGCCTTCAGTCCCACCTCCCAGCGCCTGGCCTCCTGCTCTGCCGACGGCACCGTCCGCATCTGGGaccccagcagcagcagcccaACCTGCCTCTGTACCTTCCCCACAGCGAGCG ATCATGGGACCCCCACCTCAGTGGCCTTCACCAGCACCGAGCCTGCCCACATTGTGGCCTCCTTCCGCTCTGGCGACACCGTCCTGTATGACCTGGAGGCTGGCAGTGCCCTCCTCACACTGGACTCCCGGGGAAACAGCG GCCCAACCCAGATCAACCAGGTGGTGAGTCATCCAAGCCAGCCCCTCACCATCACCGCCCATGACGACAGAGGCATCCGCTTCCTGGACAACCGGACAG GGAGATCCGTGCACTCCATGGTTGCCCACCTGGATGCAGTCACCTGCCTAGCCGTGGACCCCAATGGCGTATTCCTGATGTCAGGAA GCCACGACTGCTCCCTGCGTCTGTGGAGCCTGGACAATAAGACATGCGTTCAGGAGATCACGGCCCACCGCAAGAAGCACGAGGAGGCCATCCATGCTGTCGCCTGCCACCCCAGCAAGGCCCTCATCGCCAGCGCGGGCGCCGACGCCCTGGCCAAGGTCTTCGTATGA